GGTCCCGGCGGCCCAGCCGCCGGTGCCGGTTCCCGGCCCGGGGGAGCCGGGCGGTCCCGGCACCGGCCGGGCGGGCACCCTCAGGCTCGCGTCGCGCTGGGCGGTGACGTCGAGCGTGTGGCGGAGGTCGTCGCGGAGCGCGGCGGCGCTCGGGTGGCGGTCGGCAGGGTCCTTCGCGAGGGCGCGGCGCAGCACCTGGTTGAGCGCGGCGGTGCCGTGGTCGCTCCCGGGCAGCTGAGGCACGGGCGCCTGGAGGTGCTGCACGCCGACCTCGACGTCGCTGCCGCGGTAGGGCGCGTGGCCGGTCAGCGCCGCGACGAGCACGCAGCCCAGGGCGTAGACGTCCGTCGCCGGGGTCGCGTCCTCGCCGCGGCACCGCTCGGGCGCGAGATAGGCGACCGTGCCCGCGACGGCCCCGGTCGCGGTCACGTCCGCGCGCTCCTCCTGCGCGATGCCGAAGTCGCAGAGGTAGGAGAACGGCTCGGACCCGCCGGCACGGAGCAGGATGTTGGACGGCTTCACGTCGCGGTGGACGATCCCCACCCGGTGCGCGTCGTCGAGCGCCTCGGCGACCTGGGCCGCGATCGTGAGCGCGGCGCGCGTGGGCAGCGCGCCGTGGCTGCCGAGGAGCCGGCCGAGGTCGCCCCCCGCGACGTACTGCGTCGCCAGGTAGAGGCAGCCCTCGATCTCGCCGTGGTCGTAGACGTGGATGACGTGGGGGGAGTCGAGGCGCGCGAGCGCGCCGGCCTCGCGGATGAAGCGCCCGCGGTAGTCCTCCTGCCGCGCCAGGTGGGGGGCGAGGACCTTGAGGGCCACCGTGCGGTCGAGACCGCGCTGGCGCGCGGCGAACACGACGCCCATGCCGCCCTGGCCGATCACGCCGGTCACCTCGTAGGGCCCGAACGCCTCGCCGACCTGCGGATACCTCGCCACGCGCTCCCTGCTCCTCCCCGGCCCGCCCTCGACCGGGCCGTCGTCCCATGATGGACCACGGCACCGACGGTCCCGCCCCTCGTGGTCCACAGGGGGCGCGGTCCGTCATGATGACCCGCATGGCGAAGACCAACCCTGGCAACTTCTTCGAGGACTTCCACGTCGGGCAGGTGCTCGAGCACGCCACGCCCCGCACGATCACCGAGGGCGACCGCGCGCTGTACGGCGCGATCTACCCCACCCGCTTCGCGCTGCCGTCCTCGGCCGCCTTCGCCGCCTCCGTGGGCCTCGAGCGCCACCCCGTCGAGGAGCTCATCGCCTTCCACGTGGCCTTCGGCAAGACCGTCCCCGACGTCTCCCTCAACGCGGTCGCCAACCTGGGGTACGCCGAGTGCCGCTTCCACCGGCCGGTGCACCCCGGAGACACGCTGCGGACGCGCTCGGAGGTGATCGGCCTCAAGCAGAACTCCAACGGCCGCAGCGGCGTCGTCTACGTGCGCTCCACCGCCACCGACCAGGACGGGAACGTCGCGCTCGACTGGGCCCGCTGGGTGATGGTGCACAAGCGCGACCACGGCTCGCCCGCCCCGGAGACCGTGGTGCCCGAGCTGGCGCCGTACGTCGCGGCCAGCGACCTCGTCGTGCCCGCCGGCCTGGACTTCACCGACTACGACACCGCGGCCGCGGGCGAGCCGCACCGCTGGGACGACTACGAGGTCGGCGAGCGCATCGACCACGTCGACGGCGTCACGCTGACCGAGGCCGAGCACATGATGGCCACGCGGCTGTGGCAGAACACCGCGAAGGTGCACTTCAACACCGAGGCGCGTCCGGACGGCCGGCGGCTGGTGTACGGCGGTCACGTCATCTCGCTGGCCCGCGCCCTGTCGTTCAACGGCCTCGCCAACGCCCAGCTCGTCGCGGCCATCAACGCCGGCGCCCACACGGCCCCCGCCTTCGCGGGCGACACCGTCTACGCCTGGTCGGAGGTGCTCGACAA
This Nocardioides alkalitolerans DNA region includes the following protein-coding sequences:
- a CDS encoding serine/threonine-protein kinase, with product MARYPQVGEAFGPYEVTGVIGQGGMGVVFAARQRGLDRTVALKVLAPHLARQEDYRGRFIREAGALARLDSPHVIHVYDHGEIEGCLYLATQYVAGGDLGRLLGSHGALPTRAALTIAAQVAEALDDAHRVGIVHRDVKPSNILLRAGGSEPFSYLCDFGIAQEERADVTATGAVAGTVAYLAPERCRGEDATPATDVYALGCVLVAALTGHAPYRGSDVEVGVQHLQAPVPQLPGSDHGTAALNQVLRRALAKDPADRHPSAAALRDDLRHTLDVTAQRDASLRVPARPVPGPPGSPGPGTGTGGWAAGTGPGTSTGLPPGGGRPPARRSRALPWVAAGLVGVVLIAATAVGALVMTRDDTTDESSGDGSSTSTEPTESGESEEAGESEGAGESEDPTSAATPDEPAGGSASGTTFPAAATATPASGEVVTTDAFTYRALEGWEPYDHRSSSITSAMVATVPTRGFSHNINTVEEPVPASTTLNQVGIGMMTSLQQLGAEDIEAHGIYALDGVDAVYQSATLLAAGDVPYRVHQFVALKDGMAHTLTFSQSVDTPEDEAAAEIGSILATFAWR
- a CDS encoding MaoC family dehydratase, whose protein sequence is MAKTNPGNFFEDFHVGQVLEHATPRTITEGDRALYGAIYPTRFALPSSAAFAASVGLERHPVEELIAFHVAFGKTVPDVSLNAVANLGYAECRFHRPVHPGDTLRTRSEVIGLKQNSNGRSGVVYVRSTATDQDGNVALDWARWVMVHKRDHGSPAPETVVPELAPYVAASDLVVPAGLDFTDYDTAAAGEPHRWDDYEVGERIDHVDGVTLTEAEHMMATRLWQNTAKVHFNTEARPDGRRLVYGGHVISLARALSFNGLANAQLVAAINAGAHTAPAFAGDTVYAWSEVLDKAETSAPGVGALRLRLVATKGRDESMTLRGEDGKHADGVLLDLDYWAFVPR